AAAGTTTTATACAATACCAGAGAGGTGCCTACATGTGATATGAGATAACAAGTCAATAATAAATTaacacatatataaatatatttataaatttaaaaaaattatttaataattataattttttgaaatttatccatatacttatttatttatcattaatttattatttatataaaccGTGCTACATGGATTATTTATCATGGtatataatttctccttctactaatgaGGATGCATCATGAAGACTAGCTAGCAGCAGGTACTGCCCCACAAataaaattatgacatcattgaaGATATCAAGTCAACGGTGGATCAGAGAAGGCATTGGAATTTTTAAAGGCCGTTGAAGCCTCTCTTACATTTAAGCATATAGTTAGTAATCTATTAGAACAAGCCAaacaattaatatttaaattttcattaacaTATAATTATCCATTTATGACCATATAGAAATACTACATGTCACCGTCGGACAAacattataatttatattatagagATGGAACATCTTAATTACCGAgtctattattatattattagttGAGTTTTATATTGTAATTAATTGAGTTTTATATATATTGTGATGACGGCCATTACGGGATAACATAAAGGAATCGAATGCGCAGTCATCAGTCATTGATTGAGGCTTTTgttgcattttctttttctttcaggGTACATTTTGGTTTAAAGTCTCAAAAGAGACTTgactattattaataaaaaaaagctattatttaattaaataatgaaaaaattttcaaaaaaaatttatgaCTTAATTAACTTTTATTGATTAACATTTCATTGTTAAacactacaagaaattaaaaaaatagctacAAAAATTACCGATCAAATATATTGAAATTTCGTAGGTAATCAGTGATTACCGACAAATTACCGACGAAATTTTTTCGTCCACAAATACTAGCGTAGGTAATTTTTACCGACGAAAAAAATGTTGTCGCTAAATTTACCGACAAATTATTTAGtaggtaaatttaaatttttttgtaggTAATTTCGTAGGAGATTTTGCTCTTATAAATTACCGACAATTTACCGACAaaatttttcgttggtaattaccgacgaaaacaaattttcgtagctaatttttatttaatattttttaatttaatcattaatttttaatttaatttaatttttattttttttaatttaaattaacttttaaatttaatttaatttaaaatgtaatttaaattttaatttaatttaatttaatttaatttaaaattttcaaattaattttttaattttttaatttttaaattaaatattaattattaattattttaatttataattttttaagatttaattgacTTGAAAAAAATTACTAGTGGAGCCCAACATAGACCCCATATATGTGACTATGCCACAATTGCTCTATGTTGGAGGGTAGTTCTCCTTTTATAGACAAACTCACTACCCTCAAATCTATTCTCAAACGATGTGGGAATTTCACATTTTTTGTGATTTACCGAcgaattaccgactaaatatatttcgtaggtatttttttaaaattttattttcaatttctcattaatattacctacgaaaatcgtttcgttggtaattaccgacgaaaacaaTTCGtactaaaattttttaagttttttagaatttttttcctattttctccttaatattacctacgaaaagtatttcgttggtaattGCCGACTAAATACTTTTCGTAAgtaaaattttttttgttttttagaattttttttctctattttctcctaaatattacctacgaaaagcttttcgttagtaattaccgactaaaattttttcgtaggtaaaatttttttagttttttagaatttttttcctattttctccttaatattacctacgaaaagtatttcgttggtaattaccgactaaatacctttcgtaggtaaaatttttttagttttttagaattttttttttctctattttctcctaaatattacctacgaaaagcttttcgttggtaattacagactaaaattttttcgtaggtaaattttttttcctattttctccttaatattacctacgaaaagctttttgttggtaattactgatgaaaaatttttcgtaggtattttttttagtttttaagaaattttcttctctattttgtcttaatattacctacgaaaattttttcgttggtaattaccgacgacaaATTTTTCAtaggtatttttttaaaaaaaattattttctattttctccttaatattacctacgaaaagcgtttcgttggtaattaccgacgaaaaaaattcgtagctaaaattttttcaagctttttagatttttttcttctctattttctccttaatattacctacgaaaaacatttcgttggtaattaccgacaaaaaaaattcgtaggtaaaattttttagctttttaaaaattttcttctctattttgttcttaatattacctacgaaaaacttttcgttggtaattaccgacgaaaaatttttcgtaggtatttttttttaaattttattttctatttttttcttactattacctacgaaaagcatttcgttggtaattaccgacgaaacatTTGgtcgttatttttattatttggtcGCTACTTTTGCCGCTAATGTTAGACACCACTTTTACCTACGAAATTACATCGTCGGTAAACTTTTAGTCGGTAATTAGTCGGTAATTTCGTcggtaaaaattaatttaaattttatttctcttttcatCGGTAAAGCGTCGGTAATTCGTCGGTAAATTACCCACGAAATTTTGTAGTCGGTAATTTTCGTAgttatttttaacttttcttgTAGTGTAAAAAAACATTAATAATTTCATTAACTGATCACCTCATCAAAATAATAGTAAACAATATAATTTATGTTTTCCTAACATAAATTATTCAATTAGTATTATTTTCAATTAACTAAAAATATGAGAAGCCTTCTGTCAAGGGATGACAACGGTCAGATTTTTGTGAGTACTTGATCCGATCAAATTTTAATAGGACAGGTTTGAGACGGattttgatttaaaaaataatacccaTAATGAGTTCAGGTCGAGTTCGAATTTTATATATTGAGTATCtgttataaattattaatcaaaataatttttaatgtaaaatattaattaaaatatataaaattaaatgggtcTAAATTTTTTCGAGTAATAATAATCGGGTTCGAGACAGGTTTGGATAATTAAGATGATATGTTcagattttaataatattaattgggTTCGAATTCAAATACAGTGGTTTTCTCGGATACCCCATCCGTCTCCATCGCTACTTCTACCCCGTCCACTAAGGCAGCGTCTTTGTTGCACTGGATTGACCGTGGAAAAAACTATCATATTCGTACATTAGGACAATTAATGCCATATAGAATATgactataaatatattttatggtGGGAAATTAAAAAAGGGAAAGAGATCGGTATATATGTAGGTATTTGATTAACTAATGTTTCATGGGCAACAGTTACTTTCAGAAGGAACAATATCTAGTAGAAGTACAAATTAGGAGTCATCAATATGTAGCGGCACACCCTTTTTCATTGCATGCTCTTTCAGACCTAAATGCAAATCGTTTTGGTCTTAACAAGGAATATTTTGACGCAAAACCTTGAAGCTTATTCTATAAATACCTCCTTCTGCTCCTGTATTTCGCCACacaatagatacatatttatcctATTACTTTCTATATAGCATCTTCCTTGTTCATATATTTACCTTCCATTTAATCTTTTTCAAAGGCCATCATGGGTGTTTTGACTTTTGAGAGGGAAATGGCTGCCGCTATCCCCCCAACCAAGATGTTCAAGGTCTTTGTCCTTGAAGCTGACACTGCTATCCCTAAGATTCTGCCTCAGGTCGTTAAGAATGTGGAGATTATTGAAGGAAATGGAGGGCCTGGAACCATTAAGAAGACTTCCTTTGCAGAAGGTAATAATTAATTAGTTGAATTACACCCTTTGCAATAAAAAGGTTAATGAGTGtatcaaattataataaaattatgattatCAACTAAAATATGTTGTGTTTTTATGCATGTTTTTAGGTAGGGAAGTGAAGTATATTAAGACCCAGATTGATGCAACAGACAAAGACAATTTCACGCACTGCTACAGTGCTATCGGAGGCGATCCATGGATGGACGCACTGGAGAAAGTTTCCTATGAGATCAAAATGGTGTCTTCTTCTGATGGAGGATCCATTATCAAGACCACCACCAAATACTACCCAAAGGAAAACGGTGAGATCAATGAAGACCAGATCAAGATTGGAGCAGAGAAGGGCCTGGCATTGTTTAAGGCTGTTGAAGCTTATCTCTTGGCAAATCCTGATGCttataactaattaattaaaattgtgtTATTATTTGGATGGCTGGCGAAGCCACTTTTGGGTCGATAATAAAAGATTGTAATCGTGTTCTTTGGTTTCTCTACCAGTGGATTAAGGAGTATAATTAATCCCTAATTAATTAAGCTCATAATAAATAAACAAGAATTTTCTTTCAGAAATGTTGGAATGTACTTCTTCATATTTTCATTGTTGGCTTACAGCCATGCCTTCAGAAGTTATGGCTGTTTTGTATGCTGATGGCCCTCGGGCTTTTTAATGCAATGCTCTGAATGTTCATCATTCAAATTCAATATTATGTAATCACCAttagcacaattatcttatgttattctttTGTCCTGTTCAGTTTTTTAATTGGACAAATGCAGTGATGCCTTTGTTTTTTTGACAGTATCAAATCAGATTTTTCAAAATATTAGTCATTGTTAATGTCAATTTTATTTGACTAAAAATGAAGGAGGAAAATTCAAGGCAGAGTTCACAAAAAATATATTCATGGCCGTTACGAATGAGAGGTGAGTCAAGCGAGGAAGGCCTCCgggaaattttatattttatacatattgtaattatatatttttatatttaataaaaataattttatattgcaTTATTAGATTTATAATacatttacaaaattttaatacaaaatctaaaagtttttctcttgAAATATTGCTTTTTCAATTTcaaaaactgatttttttttcattattgaaAAACTGATCTTGACATAGAaactattttaaatataatttatattaattttgtaattttacaTTATACTTATAATATTCCTATTTATGTTTGTATTGACAAAGGAAAGACAAAAGAAAGAACCTAATATGCGAGTAGCTTGACGAGTATAATCGGACACAAAGACCCGAAAAAACTATTAGTACATTATCAAAAAGAAAATATGAAAGGGAAAAATAATCAATTGATTGATAAGTTATTTTTCCCCTTCTTGTGGGGAAAAATATTTCTTGAAAATCATATTAAAAGGTGGGatttagaaatttaaaaaaatatatatatgggtCTCGATATCAATTATATATATCATCAACACAAAGAATGATCAAATTACATAAAAAAAAGCAACTAATATAACTTGATCATGTGATAATTCTTgtgcatttattgaaagaaacaaGGGATTCATATCATTCATTTTCTTTGCGACGTAGAAAATAACAAGTTTCTTAACTCTTGACCCGTACAACTGCAAACTTTTATTTGCAAACCAGTGGCATTTTTTTGCTCACAAGCATATATAAGAGACTATTGCAGCAGAAAAGCAGCAGCAGTTTTAGCAGGCATCAGGATTAGCCAAAAGGTAAGCTTCAACAGCCTTGAACATTCCTAAGGCCTTCTCTTTGCCAGCCTTAAGTTGGTCTTTGTTAAGCTTAAAGTCACCAATGGTATGGTAATTGCTGCTCTCCTTGCAGATGCATCCTCCATCAGGGGATTGCTGGAACTTGATATAGTAAGTTATTTTTTCAATCACATTCATTAACATGTCGCCTTCAATCACACTATGGCTGAATTTTAAGTTCTTTTTATCAATCGCTTCGATCTTATGCTTCGAGTACTTGAATTGGCTACCTGCACATAAATATTTAACATTCAGTGCAATTAGTTTCAACATTCAGTACTTGAATTGGCTATGATACTATCTAAAGGAAAGCAAGTTTAATAAATCGATGATCATGCCTTCTCCAAAAGTAACTTTTTTTACGGTTCCAGGGCCTCCATCTCCTTCAAGGATTTCAACGCTCTTAATGGCCTGTGGCACAATCTTTGGTAGGAGAATATCGGAATCAAGGACCAAGGCTTTGTACAGCTTAGCCGGCGGGATGGGGGAGGTGACAATCAATTCGTAGGAAACAACACCCATGTTACCTTAGGAGTAGAAAATGATCCAATAGGAGAAAGGATTAGGATTTGGTTGCTTTGTAGTTGTCCCTTGAGTGAAGAAGTATGGGTGACTAAAGGGTGATATATATACACTGGTGCAACTGTCTATCCTGTGGTATCATACTATCTttgttttcttttgcaggatttccCGCTGTTTGCTGCCCAATAGATTCTTTATGGCGTCCATATTTTTCCTGAAGAAACAAATTTTCGGATCAAGGTTCCATCTATTCTTAccaagtaattaaaaaaaaactgaaCAGTATTTTCATGATTAAAACTTCATGGGAACTTCTAGTGTTACATGGCTAAAATTAGGATCAATATTTTATTTGTCTCAAttcttctttttaatttattttgtacttgaacTCCAAACATTATAGTTATGAAAACAACTCTAATACTATTCAGTTGAATATCattgattaatttttcttttttaaatcacACATTTATTGTCAGAGTCTCACACTTCAGAAGGTTGCAGCATCAAAGTTTTAATGTCCTAAGAGCTTTAACGTGCcaggaaatttaaaaaattcacccTTTTTGCGAAAATCTTCACATTATATACCTTAGTTTCCATAAGGACTTCAACTCTCTGTTATTCTCCAGATTGCAAGGTCGTCTATAAACAGGGGAATGAAGAGGATGCTATACTAATGATTTTCAGGCGATGGTCTTATGAGAGAGGGGCTGATGTGGCAGTCAGGTGCTGACATGGCTACAGACAGATGATGTGGCTAATAGGTTCTaacttatattaaaaaaaataatgagaaAGATGCTAATAATGCTAAAGGAACTGTAGTCCGCTTAAAAATATAGTTTGTGCTTAgcctaagtagtttgtgcttagccggtcccatgcccggataaaggaggagggttgcggtaggtgacaaccagcgtaaaaatttcgtcacaccctatgatatggattcaaatgatataaacgttggggcgtcctctactaacgacgcgctacatcggagcccgggtgtagtgataaatatgcaagggtgtagggcgttcaccgaaagcgacgccatgccgcgcccgggtgtggtgttaagtgagcaagggttcccacatcatggacgggtgtgggtaaagaagttagtccataagacagataatagaacaaatagtggaacagaacacaagatagacatagaaaataatagaagatatcatagaaggagaccaattaggaaggagcaggataggaggaggatcagggttggtacttggaatgttggatcacttacaggaaaattaatggagcttgtggataccttggaaaggagaagggtgaatattgcttgcattcaggagactaaatgggtaggagagaaaagtaaggaagtgggtaattcggggtataaattgtggtttaccggaaaggagagaaacaagaacggagtgggtataatcatagacaggacattgaaagacgcagtagtagctgtgaaaagagtaggagatagaattatactagtaaagctagtactagacagagaaacaataaatatagttagtgcttatgccccacaaataggactagacagtgagagtaaacaaagattttggaaagatatggatgatttaatgcaaagcataccgaatgaagagaatgttttcattggtggagatttgaatggacatgtaggaagtgataggcaaggttatgagaatgttcatggaggttttggttttggcagtcgaaatgaggagggaaaaagcatcctggattttgctatggcatacgacctaatactagcaaatacctactttataaaaagagagtcacatttagtgactttcaaaagtgggcaacatagaagccaaatcgacttcctcttaaccaggaagacaaatagagctctatgcaaggattgcaaggtcattccaggagaggctttaacaagtcaacataggttggtggtcttggatgtcaagtttaggaacaattcaagtaaggtcagaagaaatagtgtagctcgaacaaagtggtgggagttcaaaggagtaaagcaagtgaagttcaaaaatgagcttcttgagtctgaagtatggaagctagatatggaggccaatgatatgtggatacagatggcatcaaagattagagaagtagctagaaaagtacttggggagtctaaaggacatggaccaccctcaaaagagagatggtggtggaatgaggaagtacaaaaggcagtgaagagaaaaagggaatggtataagaaattacctaaatgtgataataatgaggcatatgaacagtacaagatagcaaagaaagaggcaaaaaaggcagttagccaagcaagagcacaggcctttgaaaagttgttacactcatttcatataggcattttagggtagttttgcatccattttgcccttatattttagtatattttatgtttttagctttattttagcttatttgttaactttagatactttatatttgatttttgtaattttgttatttttgataggattttgtggcaaatcgaagaccaatgagtgcattaggaagtgatttgaagaaatttggagttctttaagcacagaggaaagttgaagaaatcaagccttgaaagagcaaaccagccgaaatttgcttgagaccttgcttaaggtcatgctcagggtaaagcggcaatgcttaaggtgcaacacaagtcaagcatgagcagaaaagtccattttactataaGTCTGCGAGATTTCTGAAGGTGCAGCAACCTTAAGCGACGGTCGTCAGAggctaaatttgctaagaagccgcttagggttaagccgaaccctaagcagaatgcccagaacgtgaaagtgctgctgacttggataattttacacctcatttcctatccactccttgtcttttatttacttttagggtaacttttagagaccatataaattcatcattttccttatttttgccacaagaggaagggaggaaaaacaaaaaggaaagaaaattaaatagaaaGAAGAGGAGGCGCCATTTTTCTCTGGGAAGAGGAGCTGCAGCACgcatttggagctccagaaaccagagaccttggttcttccacctgggttttcctatttcagtccttttatcatgtttttccttattcttccatctatatttcttgtaaataccataatgagtgagtaatttccttAGAtttgagttgggaaatatgttttagattaattagtggatttggattgggtatttccttattttatatgaatatgagttttgattccttccttgtgtgcttgatttacttgcctaatgttggtacccattgggtattgtgttaatctttgattgaaggaccgaaaggtgaaagtcattgatagttaatcaaggattggaacttaaaatcacctagatttagaaataaactaggactttaagaggaattaattattggttacaaaacttaatgggttttaaagtaatcaaatacatacgaaagtaggtttggttattttagaatacactttgatatgcttgaaaaagatattaaagggatttagaatcaatttccttcaaactctatttttccctaaaaattggaatgcccaagacaaatcccaattgatttatgcataaacccccaactctgggatcacttttaccataattagactttcgtttaaattacccattgtcaacttcagtttaattgcaaactagaattagaatttatttgtttactctttacccatttcaactagattaatcaatttaccttgctcattcacatttaccatttattcattaatcattagcccaaataatcgcttcattcataatttagtaatcaaacagcaaatcctcgtgggaacgatacttgattcatcactttattacttgagacgacccgtatacttgcggattagtcacatcaagtttttggcgccgttgccggggatttgatttttgtttgatattaaacgattgtttgtttggttaatttgggcattttattttattttctttttaccattttactttgagagtttgtttatttttgtttttcaggtgctttattttatgagaaggtcaaaaagtgaagaaatcaatctattctttgacccagaaatagagaagacaaagaaaggctttaagagcagaatctaaaaggagaaaagctgaaattaaagctcaacaacaacaagaaagagcacaagagcaagagcaagtacaagaagaaatggctgacaataacaacaataataacaaccgctctgtgaaggatcatgcctatcctaacattggagatttcatgccaagtatcacaagaccaagggtagaagctaataattttgaattgaagcctgcactttgtcaaatggtacaacaagcacaatttggaggaaatccaagtgaaagtccacatgtgcatctggcacactttcttgagatcagtgatatgttgaagataaatggagtttctgatgatgcaattcgactcagattatttcctttttctctgaaggaccgagctagagagtggctacattctttgccaccgggttctatcacaacatgggatgaactttctcaagcatttttggctcaatattttccaccaagcaagacagctaagctgagaaatgagctgacttcttttaaacctagagatgatgagagcttgtatgaagcatgggagaggtacaaggatttgcaaaggagatgtccacatcatgggattcctaagtggatgcttgttcaacacttttataatggagtttcaccagctattaggagtacaattgatgcatcttctggaggtgaccttatggagaaatcgaagatgaagcttttacgctcttgataaaattgcttataacaactaccaatggagttgtgagaggaatgagatcaagaaaccagctggtatgtttgagcttgacgCCATGAATATGAtcaatgctaagtttgatgctttgacaaagaAGATGGACAAGTTAagtatgaaagtagattcttgATAGGAGGTTACGGTAATACACTAGAAATTGggctgcaaatgtcaattgtgcgtgatttttctgcacttaatcaagattttcaagtgagcaagtggattatgtgggaactacaatcaaagatcGGTGGTAACCCATTTTACGCAACTTATGATccgcatggagaaaccacccaaatttctcttggggaggtagacaagggcaaAATCGAATTTTCGGCAACCTTACGGATATCAACAACATCGAATTTTCAGTGAGAATAGAGGGCCTCCTCTGGAATTTCTAAACCacaaaatgcacctgctccacctctaccacaacaagcacaactagacaagacagctagattggaatctatgattgaaactctacttgtgagccatcaaggtcaacaagaaatgatttctcaattagcatctaaagtggatcaaatggcaacacacaacaagatattagagaatcaaatagctcaacaagctagctcttcaagtaacaaagcatttgggaagcttcctagccaaccgagaaaattcaagggagcattgcaaggctattacattgagaagtggaaaaatattggagaatggggataaaaatattgaaggaaagttgaagaaaagaaaagcgagagaaggagatgaacaaactgaagttgaagttagaattgaagctgagaaagaaaattcagtggaagaaaaaggaagtaaggagagggaGAGCAAAGAAGAGGAGCCCaaatatgttgcacctaaagcctacatgccacctttaccattcccacaaaggtttcagaaagcaaaattggataaacaatttgggaagtttttggaggtattgaagtctttgcatgtgactattcctttcactgacgccttagcacaaatgccttcatatgccaaatttttgaaggagattttatctaacaagaagaaattggaggaatttgagactgtagctctcacggaagaaagcagtgccattttgcaaaataagcttccacccaaactgaaagatcctgggagtttctccataccatgtcacattggggatattagtatagataaggctttatgcgatcttggagccagtgttagtctgatgccattgtctatctatgagaaaatgaagattggagaaatgaagcctactaccatatCACTGCAGTTAGCAGATAgatctattaaatttccaattgggatagttgagaatgttcctctgaaagttgggaaatttttcataccagtggattttgtggtattggagatggaggaggatgtacacattcctattattcttggtagacctttccttgctacttctggagctgtgattgatgtaaaaaatgggaggcttacattagaagttggggaagagaaagttgaatttaatttgtttcaagcaatgaaaaagaaagatgattcaaactcatgcttgagagtagatgtgatagatgaagaggttagagaagtgcttaaaaagcaacatcctaaagaccccttagaagcttgtttggttcataacatcaaaaaaggggatgaAATTGAGGAAGCTGCAGAATATGTtacaattttggaaggaaatccaccattgcctatggctgatattgaaaagattgggGACTTGAAGCGAGAAACGACTTCATCATCAAAGTTTGAAAAAGGTGAAACACCTAAGGTAGAGTTGAagcctcttccaacaaatctcaggtatgcttttctagggcaatattctacatatcctgtgattgttagtgctaaattgactgattgtgaggttgagaaattattgagagttcttaggaagcatagaaggataattggttataccattgatgatattaaaggaatacatcatacgtgtgcatgcatagaattttgttggaaaatgaccataaagcctctcgagaatCACAAAGGAGACTGAATCCGAacatgaaagaggttgtgaaaaaggagatcttgaaattgcttgatgcaggtatcatttaccctgtttctgacagcaattgggtaagtccagttcatgttgtacctaagaaagggggcatcacagtagttaaaaatgaaaatgatgaactaatacctacaagaactgtaactggatggagaatgtgtatagattataggaaattgaataaggcaactagaaaggaccattttccattaccatttatagatcaaatgc
The Hevea brasiliensis isolate MT/VB/25A 57/8 chromosome 15, ASM3005281v1, whole genome shotgun sequence genome window above contains:
- the LOC110660262 gene encoding major allergen Pru ar 1, which produces MGVLTFEREMAAAIPPTKMFKVFVLEADTAIPKILPQVVKNVEIIEGNGGPGTIKKTSFAEGREVKYIKTQIDATDKDNFTHCYSAIGGDPWMDALEKVSYEIKMVSSSDGGSIIKTTTKYYPKENGEINEDQIKIGAEKGLALFKAVEAYLLANPDAYN
- the LOC110660259 gene encoding major allergen Pru ar 1; translated protein: MGVVSYELIVTSPIPPAKLYKALVLDSDILLPKIVPQAIKSVEILEGDGGPGTVKKVTFGEGSQFKYSKHKIEAIDKKNLKFSHSVIEGDMLMNVIEKITYYIKFQQSPDGGCICKESSNYHTIGDFKLNKDQLKAGKEKALGMFKAVEAYLLANPDAC